GAAATAGATCTTTATGACTTCTATCGAAAAGAAGCACAGGGAACAAATTTGATTTTCGGTATTCTTTCAAAACAGAATTTACCAAACTTCCATTTGCTTTTGTTCCAACAATCTGAATGATAGGGGAAATTTCCGTTAATTTTGGAATACATAAACTAAATTCTGACTGGGAAGAACATGGCTCAATTTTTAGTTTTCCATCTTGTTTGTATAAAAAATAATTTGATTCATTCGTTGGATACAATCCAATCCAGCCATTTAAAAACTCGTCATTCATTGATCGCTTCGGTTCTAAAAATGCAGAACGTTCCGGCGAAACGGTTTTGATTTTCCCAAGGATAAATTCCAGATTTTGGACTTCGGAAGTTTGTTGTTTTAAAGAAAGGGCAACCGACTCTCTCTTTAGTGCTTTCTCTGAAATACTATTGGTCAATTTTCGATAACCTTTCATCCATTTTACTAAATCTTGATAATATAAGTTTAACTTGGAATCCTCAAATTCAAATTGTGCAGATAGCAAATCACGAAATAATTCGAGACTTCTGAAATTTTCCCAATGATTTACAATAGATTTTGGATCACCCGAACTAAGTAGAGTCTCCGAATATGATTCTAAAAAATCAACCAAACGATGTTTAGGAGAAAATAGTCTTACACTAAGATTAGAATCATAAGTTTGAATGGCATCTTTTCCAAAATTGATATAATTATTTTTTTTCTCAACGCCTGTACTAAATTTTTCCCATTTGAACCTTTGCGCATTTGCCCAGAACATTTCCTCATCCAATCTAAATTCATAAGCCAATTCGGAAGCCTCTTTCCATCTTTTTTCAGCAACAAAAGTATCTCCCAATTTCATATAGATAGAATATAAATTCAAAAGAACACGAACTCTTGTTTGACGAGAAATTGGATCGTTGGCTAAACCTATAACTCGAGGATCGACAAGACCGGGATTTTCCAAGACCTCCACTGCTTTGGCTAAAGTGGATAGAAAATCTTTTCCTTCTGTTTCTAAAAGGAGAGATAAATAATACATCCCTGTTCCATATACAATGTCAAATTTCGGATTATTACTTCTAAAATAATTTTCACAGAACTCATACGATTCAGAGCATTTTGCAATTTCTCTTGTTTTCCAAAGATTTAATTGCTCCAGAAATTCATCCAGTAACACGCGCTTGGTTTTATTTTGGAATTCAGATGATTCTTGTAAGGAAAAAACAGAATATGCATAGTTCTGGAATAAATTTTCAAAACCTTTATTCGTAGAATTATCAAAAAGTAAATCAGCCAGTTCTTTATAATGTCCAACTGCTTCTACCTGAAGTTGACTCCTTTGATAAATTTGAGCCTCTACCTGCCTAGACTTAGCTAAGATATTTTTACCAATGATTGTATCATCTAAATCTTTAGAGGTAATCAATTGGTTTCTAACTTGAATCTCAGATAGAGCGGCAGTATATTCCTCTTGTTCAATATGATTTTCAATTCGAATTCCCAATGTTAATAGGTATTTAAAATCATTTGGGAACTCACCTGGAAATCTACCATCCCCAATGACTCGAAGGTTATCTCCAAAAAAAACGTTCCACAAACTCCATTTGCGAATTCGATGAAGGATGGATTCTTGGTTAGATTTATACTCTATTTCAGCTATGTTTAACATCTGATAAGAATCACGAAACCGACCGCTTTTCTGGAACGCGATCGCTAGATAATTTGCTAGATTAACAGGACTGATAAACTTCACATCTTTGTTATAAGCAATCGCTGTTTGAAAAGATGAAATGGCACCTTCATAATTACCAGATTCTAATTCAGACAATCCCTTTAGAGAAAATAACAATGCTAACTTAGAACGGATTTCATTTAACTTACCCAAAGAAAATGAATTGGGTTCAGATGCATAAACATTCACAGATTGATAGTATTCATTTTTAAAATAGATATCGATGGATTTTGAAAATTGTTCCGATGCCTTTTTATATTGGCCTTGGTAAATTAATGATTTCCCGTAGTTAAATCGATAAATAGCTTCTTGTTTGTATCCTTCAAACTGATTTTTAACAGATAAGTAAATGGATACATCTTCTACTTTACGATAACTTTCATTTGCTTTTGGGAAATTGCTTAATAAAAAATAGTTATTCCCTAAGTTGAGATTTAAATCTGAAACTACCTTCCGGTCTCCGTAGTCCTCTCCCAAAAATACTAGAATTTGATTATATAATTCGATGTTAGCTTCTAAGTTTTTGTCTGGAAAATATTTTTTATAAAGTGCCTCATATAATTCAGAATCAATCTCTCCTGATTTCGGATTTTTCTGCATCTTAATCAAATCGACATATTGATAAAGCCATCCGAGCAACTGGTAAGCATCATAATGTGTCGGATCAGCATATATAATCCAACGAAGTTCCAACTCAGCTCGTTTAAAATTTTCCAATATTTCCGTTTTACGAACATCAGTCATTGTACCTGTAGAGTAATAATATGACTCGAAGGTTACGTATTTATTGATGAGATAGTAAGAATATCCGTAGAGTGTCGCAAGATCCAAATATGGTCTGGCGCGAGGAACTGCTTGTTTATAGTATAGTTCAGTCCAACTAAGTGCCTTCTCTGATAAAACTTCGATTTTTTCGAAGTCTTTTATATCCACGACACCTCGAAGGAGTTCATTGTCTGTGAGCAGTGAAGTGACACCAGATAAATTACCAACAACATTCAATTTATCTTTACTTAAGATATTCAATTGGTTTAAAAGTGCTCTTTCTTCTTCTTCGCGTATTTTTTTCCCATAGCGGAAGATTGTATCAACCATCTTCCTTTGGTAATAAATTGCATATTCCTTATACAAAGAATCCAAGTATAGGTTTCTTGTTTTTACTAAGAACATGTTTTGGTTATTAAAAAAATAATGAAATGAGGATTGGAGTAAATCACCAATCCTTTCGAATTCAACCGCCCTATTTTCAAAATAAAAAAAGGCACTCTGAATGTCTTCTGAACCTAAATCTACACCTAAAATTGGATCATAAAATTCTAAATATATTTTTAAATTACGAAGTGCATCTGAAGTATTTCCCGCAGCTTTTTGATTGTAATACTTCAATAAATTTGCTCTCAACAAAATTGGACTTTTGTATTGTGCAATAAAAGAAGGTGTTTCGAAAACAGAAGGTTTACCCGCAGGTTCTAAATCAATTTGAATGGGTATTGGTATAATTGAATCTAAAACTTCATTTGATTCATTAAATTTGCGTACTTCAGACAAAGCCTTTGCTTTCAAATATTTCAGTGTTATAGTATATTGTTGGATTTGGTTTGTTTCAGATTCCGCAAGCAATGTATTTACATAGGAGATAATAGATTCACTATTTCGATTTTCTGAAATTTTTTGAATTACATCTTCTAATAAATACCTAAGATCTCTTTTATAATCGTTTGAAAAAGGAAGAGAAGGATTCAATAAATATCGCTTTTTTTCCTCTTCCCATCCTTGGATCATTTCTTGATACAAATTTGATAATTTTAAGGAGTTTGGTTTAAATTCATACCCACCCAACCTTCGTTTAATTTCATCGATTTGGTGGTAATCGGGAAACCGTTCATAAATTAATCTTAATGAATCAAAAGCCTGTGTATTTTTTTTCTCGTTTTCTAATTCATCTACATACAAATGGTACAACATTGCTTCTGCATCCTTTGTCCACTTGGAATGAGAAACCGATTGGATCTCCTTTGCGAAATCAAAGACTTTGCCATTTTGTTTTGCCTCTTCCCAACGAAGTAAAACTAAGGCAAATTGATTTTGATTTGATTGGGATTTCTGACGAAATGAATCTAAAAAGATTCGTGCTTCATCTCGTTTACCGATTCTCATTAGAGATACATATTTCAAAATGGCAACTCTTGCCGAATAAACAGGAAATAATACATCCTCAGAATAAAACAATTCTATCGAATCCAAAGCTAAAAAATAGGAATCTAAACTTTGTCCGGTAAAAAATGTTTTAGCGTATTGATACTGCTCACGGATGTTAGGTTGTCTAGGGATGGCTCCGTTTTCTGGAATAAAATAGATATTAATTGCGTTGAAATAAGAAGCTGAAAAGAGAATGGATCCACCATTGAAATGTGAATAACGTACATCAAAATTGGAAGTTTCTCCAGAAGATAAAACTCGTTCTTCTCCTGTTTCCAAACTCTTCATTACAAGAATACTATTGTCTCTTTCATCTAACTTTCCATTTTGGTTTGTATCTTTTCGAATCGAAGCATAGTATAAGTTTTTTGATTTTGAATCAACTGTAGGCGAAAAGTCTAGGTAAACATTATTTGTAATTCTTTGGGTCTCAGAATTTTTCAGATTGATACGATACACTTCCCCTTTCGCTTCTTCAAAATAAGAAATAAAATAAATAGTATTTCCATCCGGAGAAACATATGGTGAGGTTGCACCCTTGGAAGTTATTTGTATCACTCGCTCAGGGTTTTCCAATTTTAATGCACAAAGATTTGGCAAACCTGGTGAAAACCGGTCGGACACAAAATATATTGTATCCCCATCGGGAGACCAAACTGGATCTGTATCAATAATTCCTTTTGTATATTCTCCACTTTTGTTTGGTTT
The window above is part of the Leptospira terpstrae serovar Hualin str. LT 11-33 = ATCC 700639 genome. Proteins encoded here:
- a CDS encoding PD40 domain-containing protein → MKPSLRFPISIVFLSSFFFFQCALFQKSVKMTNVDFDYSAISKNYFSPTQSKPFPLTVQRGNNLYNSTTNDGRYLFYATDQKGNFDIWFRDLKSSVVVPVTNHPFSETKPSISPNGKYLVFVSEEFDSEGDLVLLPMDIEEWTHELLKGNRFINHDFINLTNKPNKSGEYTKGIIDTDPVWSPDGDTIYFVSDRFSPGLPNLCALKLENPERVIQITSKGATSPYVSPDGNTIYFISYFEEAKGEVYRINLKNSETQRITNNVYLDFSPTVDSKSKNLYYASIRKDTNQNGKLDERDNSILVMKSLETGEERVLSSGETSNFDVRYSHFNGGSILFSASYFNAINIYFIPENGAIPRQPNIREQYQYAKTFFTGQSLDSYFLALDSIELFYSEDVLFPVYSARVAILKYVSLMRIGKRDEARIFLDSFRQKSQSNQNQFALVLLRWEEAKQNGKVFDFAKEIQSVSHSKWTKDAEAMLYHLYVDELENEKKNTQAFDSLRLIYERFPDYHQIDEIKRRLGGYEFKPNSLKLSNLYQEMIQGWEEEKKRYLLNPSLPFSNDYKRDLRYLLEDVIQKISENRNSESIISYVNTLLAESETNQIQQYTITLKYLKAKALSEVRKFNESNEVLDSIIPIPIQIDLEPAGKPSVFETPSFIAQYKSPILLRANLLKYYNQKAAGNTSDALRNLKIYLEFYDPILGVDLGSEDIQSAFFYFENRAVEFERIGDLLQSSFHYFFNNQNMFLVKTRNLYLDSLYKEYAIYYQRKMVDTIFRYGKKIREEEERALLNQLNILSKDKLNVVGNLSGVTSLLTDNELLRGVVDIKDFEKIEVLSEKALSWTELYYKQAVPRARPYLDLATLYGYSYYLINKYVTFESYYYSTGTMTDVRKTEILENFKRAELELRWIIYADPTHYDAYQLLGWLYQYVDLIKMQKNPKSGEIDSELYEALYKKYFPDKNLEANIELYNQILVFLGEDYGDRKVVSDLNLNLGNNYFLLSNFPKANESYRKVEDVSIYLSVKNQFEGYKQEAIYRFNYGKSLIYQGQYKKASEQFSKSIDIYFKNEYYQSVNVYASEPNSFSLGKLNEIRSKLALLFSLKGLSELESGNYEGAISSFQTAIAYNKDVKFISPVNLANYLAIAFQKSGRFRDSYQMLNIAEIEYKSNQESILHRIRKWSLWNVFFGDNLRVIGDGRFPGEFPNDFKYLLTLGIRIENHIEQEEYTAALSEIQVRNQLITSKDLDDTIIGKNILAKSRQVEAQIYQRSQLQVEAVGHYKELADLLFDNSTNKGFENLFQNYAYSVFSLQESSEFQNKTKRVLLDEFLEQLNLWKTREIAKCSESYEFCENYFRSNNPKFDIVYGTGMYYLSLLLETEGKDFLSTLAKAVEVLENPGLVDPRVIGLANDPISRQTRVRVLLNLYSIYMKLGDTFVAEKRWKEASELAYEFRLDEEMFWANAQRFKWEKFSTGVEKKNNYINFGKDAIQTYDSNLSVRLFSPKHRLVDFLESYSETLLSSGDPKSIVNHWENFRSLELFRDLLSAQFEFEDSKLNLYYQDLVKWMKGYRKLTNSISEKALKRESVALSLKQQTSEVQNLEFILGKIKTVSPERSAFLEPKRSMNDEFLNGWIGLYPTNESNYFLYKQDGKLKIEPCSSQSEFSLCIPKLTEISPIIQIVGTKANGSLVNSVLKEYRKSNLFPVLLFDRSHKDLFLERNERRLKWVTIYGETEKYKQDKNVRTLSSGNLGAYLYDTDYLVTNRSLDKQTSLFGDDKSHVFPVREIFQGSGSEISVIGLNESNFNTEKHWNLLSKLYEVLRSKRIQNIVSYPSKSNEDYSSMRLDLFAKDTNRLLIGNWKEFSVSKDGLGKKAEGFIEAGFLKEKSKEFVDAYENYYTASTLLDDGDLLLPSLELKLAKLKTEIFPNVPKKSFFQPLWSKYAKSSFQNQIRYEFLVSCLSAKEKEDCKYNTSDFIGEDSDFYLGSLEFYFQLRSGNVKDLASKNEIRSKLESKEDPFLQAYRLGTLYIQNYLFYEAESETNKLNRLAKTPKEKTVAKNRILELYFHKGFLLGDKDIYLTPLTSTSAYNYGFKKDWKNFDEKTLSRDFTKFGYSDSIYDSYRLRLYSAWKEQLQTGYFEPMSLTPEYLTSGESVLTKLSHLNRTLFFHLLLSSIPFQKNGEVNSLIELLVSEELKEGRSYRTLFFRLELAKSLLLRGEWETADSVVSKIQSLDKELGDGNRFWQERWNDFKWKRDYLKNQSSTISHTNPFLKLYQAAKSKKPEDYILLLNEFNKKMRGEYLSPELREEYEFLFHFLLQQSLEKNSSESFFDLAVAREMFRFTSSRFSDTELYVKHIPNFEIYSERLKKRMVGKQEFHGLFDLGKKTYLLSFASGKSLGREMFSDNKSIYRESVKYFRSAESGNQEVILRESLADKYRTSFRLNKSNRHYIYSSGIHAVVPMVIPDTEYYSVASVSDFLSNPILKFTSIAPKKPDVTVVGWKTSLENEMNAGLMIWETNGKRDGYSPYSIDFAEIGWCEDNYLCSAGAPLFGLATKSANTAKVYANQRIGTSTQYTNDFSGVAYYLARENTGLFVLHSGIQTGVHNLFFLKQFLLTNDLPKPLHIRLVEGKEAARNSTIDDRYWIGYKLYTSAMIED